CGGGCAGCCGCTCCCGGGGGCTCCGCCCGACACCCCCCGCACCCGGCCCTGCCCGGAATGCCCGCGGGTCCCGGCCCGCCCCGTCCGCCCGCCTGCCGCCGCCGGGGCGGAACGGGGGCACGAACCGGGGCACGGAGCGGGGGCTCTCCCACCGCCGTCGGGGCAAAGCGGGGGCGCGGGCACGAACCGGGGCACGGAGCGGGACCTCTCTGCCCGGCGAGGATACGGAGCGGAGCACGGAGCGGGACACGAACCGGGACACGGAGCGGGGCCTCTCCACCCAGCCGGGACACGGAGCGGACACGGAGCGGGACACGAACCGGGACACGGAGCGGGGCCTCTCCGCCCGGCGGGGGCCCGGGCGGGCGCCAGGGGGCGCTGTGCCCGTTCGCAAGAGCCGCTCCGACGGCGCGCACGCAGGCGCAGAGGGGCCGCGACGGCGGCGGCGCTGGGGGAGCCCCGGGCGCGGGGCCGCCTCCGACCCGGAGCCGCGCCGGGTGCGGAGCGGGGTGCGGGACCCCGGCCGGCGCAGCCGCCGGTCCCGACCGCTGACCCTGTGCAGGGACCGGCGGCCTCGTCTCTCCCTCAGTCCCTCCCTCCGTTGCCGCCGTTCCCGTAGCGAGGACCGAGACATCCTCTCGGTTCCTTTGTGCCGCGGTCGCGCCGCGCGTGCTGCGTTTTCCACCCCGGCGCCCGCCCCGCAGCTCGAGCCCCGCGCCCCCCTCTTCCCCCCTTGTCACTTCGCTAAGTAATAATTTCCACGTCCAATTCCATTTCTTCGCCGGTTCTGAAATCTCCAGGCCATCAGCAAGGAGGATAGTTCACATGAAAACTAATTACACAAAATCAATATTTAATCACAGCGCAGCATCCTGAtcctgcagaaaaaaatcccgTTAAAACTCTCCTGCCATATACAAACAGTCTTCAGCCGCTTATTTATAGATCTCATTTTTTTTCGGTGGGAGCAATATTCATTACTATTTCTTTAAACTATCGACATGTGCATCCGCGAGCACCTGAAGCACCGTGTCCCGCCGGCGATCTGTGGGCCCCCTGGCCTGCTGGGTGTTTGTCCCTCCGGGGGAACGGGCTTGTGACTCCCCCCGCTGCCGCAGCGCCCGCTCCCCGCGAGGCTCCGTGCGGTGCCCGGCTCGGGGCGGGCCGGCGGGGCCGCTCCTGTTCCCccgggctcggggctgccggGCGGCTTTCGCCCCGGCGGGCAGTGGCTCCCCACACCCGCCACTCGGTGCCAGCTCCAGTGCCCCCCGCCCCGTTTCAGGACCCCGCGGCACCGCGCACCTCCCCGTCCGCCCGCGCTCCGTGCGCCGCGGGAGCAGCGGCGCCGCCGGGCACGGGGGGCGGTGCGGGGCGCGGTGCGGGCGGGGCACGGGCCCGGCGGCGGAGCCACCTTAACGGCAGCCCCGCCCCGGACCGCGGCGCTCATTGGCGCAGCCCCGATGGCTGAAATTCATCGCTGAAATGCAAAACTTGTTGCTGCTCCGCCAGCGCTGGGTGAGAGCGCGGCAGCGCGCGGGGAGCGCGGCGCAGCCCTCGcagcgcccgcccggccccgcgccccggccccgccgccgccggagcGCCGCGAGCCGCGGGAGCGCACGGCCGGCCGGCGATGCGGCGCGCAGCTCCCGGGCGCCGGAGCCTGTGAGCGGCGGCGCGCCGCCCCGTCGGCTCTCGGGCAGCAGCGAGCGGCGAGCGGCGGGGTGAGCGCGGGCGAGCGGCcggtgccggcggcgcggcAGGATGTGAGCGGGGGCGGCCGAGTGGCGCGGAGCGGAGCAGCGGGGAGCGGCGGGCAGCGGGACGGCGGAGCGGCGCGGAGCAGCCATGCCCTGCTGAGGAGCCGCGCAGGATGTTCGGGCTGGAGCAGTTCGAGCCGCAGAACAGCGGCCGGAGCGGCGGGCAGGCGGAGCGGGGCTTCGGCCAGCCCGGACTGAGCATGAGCGCGCACTTCAAGGCGCCGGCCTTCCCCGGCGGCGGCCCAGCACCGGCGGACCCGGCCCTGGGAGCGCTGGGCGAGCCGCCCCTCCTGGGCATGAACATGAGCCTGGCCGGGGACGGCTACGGCTTcccgggccgcggccccgccgagcTGCACGGCGGCGGCATGCAGCCGCCCGTGCACGGCTTCTTCGGCGGACAGCAGCCGCacggcggccccggcggcgcccCCCACCCGCACCAGCATCCCCCGCACTTCGGCGGCGGCTTCGGGCCCGACCCCGGCGCCTCCTGCGTGCACGGCGGGCGCCTTCTGGGCTACAGCGGTGCGCTGGGCGGGCAGACGGCGTTCGCCGACGGCTACGAGCACATGGCCGAGGGCCAGAGCGGCGAGGGCTTCGGGCAGCAGCGCCCCGGGACCTTGCCCGATTTCCAGCACCACGGCGCCGGCGCCGCCAGCCACGCCGTGCCGGCGCCCTGCCTGCCCCTCGACCAGTCCCCCAACCGCGCTGCCTCCTTCCACGGGCTGCCGGCGGCCGGCTCCTCCGAGCCCCACGGCCTGGAGCCGCGGCGGCTGCCGGCGCAGGGCGGCGTGGACTCGCTGGAATACAATTACCCTGGCGACGGCCCTGCCGGCCACTTCGAGCTGCCCGTCTTCTCCCCGTCGGAGCCTGAGGGGCAGCTGCCGCACTACGGCGGCGGGCGGCAGGTGCCGGCGGGCGGTAGCTTCGCGGGGGCGCCCGCCCTGCCCCGGGCGCCGGGCATGGCCGTGGCCAAGGCGCACCCGCCGCAGCAGCACGGCGTCTTCTTCGAGCGCTTCGGGGGGGCGCGGAAGATGTCGGCCGGTCTGGAGCCGGGGGCCAACGCCAGGCACCCGctgatgcagcagcagcagcagccgccaCCACCACCGCAAGCACCGCAGCAGCCGCCGGGCTTGCTGGCCAGACAGAACTCCTGCCCGCCAGCCATCCCTAGGCAACAGCAAACAGAAGCCAACGCTCCCAACTCCAACCTGCAGGACAATGGGCCCATAATGCAGAACCAGCATGCACAGTTTGAATACCCTATTCACAGACTGGAGAACAGGAATATGCATCCCTACACCGACCCCGTGTTTAATATGCAGCACCCTCCTCCGCAACAGCCACCAAATCAAAGACTGCAGCACTTCGATGCCCCCTACGTGAGCGTCGCCAAGAGGCCGCGGTTTGACTTCCCCAACACTCCTGGCGTCGAGCGCTGTGCCTCCTGGGGCGGTGGCATGCACGGCCCGGCCATGGAGAGTCACCTTTCCCCGACGGCCTACCCTGGCCTGCCGGGCGAGTTCACCCCGCCGGCACCTGAGGCCTTTGGGGGCCCATTGCCACACGGCGGCCCTGAGCACCCGGCGCTGGCGCAGCGCCAGAACGCGGCCCTGGTGATGAAGCAGATGGCCTCGCGAAGCCAGCAGCGCCTGCGGCCGCCcagtctgcagcagctggggcatCACGGTGAGGTGGGCGCACCCGGCAGCCTGCCCCCGCCAGCCTTCGAGCGGGAGGCTGGTGGCGGCCGCAGCTTCGATGCGCCGGCGCCGCACCTGGCCCCCGACAGCGCCTGGTTCGCAGGGCCGCCGCcgcctggggagctgctgccgAGGCGCTTGGCAGCGCCCGGGCTGCCAGCCGAGGCAGCCCCCCACGAGCTGGGCCTGCAGCCAGGCGGCCCTGCCGTGCTCTTCCGCCCGGGTGCcagtgggctggggctgcaggagcccttgCGGATGGCAGGCGAGGGGCCAGCGCAGGCCCTGCCGTCGCCCGGCGTCCACCCGCCCTTCACACCCACAATGGGTGGCCTCTCGCAGCTGCAGTCACCAGGCAGCGGTGTGGCACTGCCCAGTGCCCCCGCTGAGCGCCGTGGCCCCGCCGACTTTGCCGCTCAGCCTGGCTTCCCCTttggggcggcggcgcggcagCCGGCGGCCCACGGGGCTGCACCTGCCCTCAGCGCCTCGCCAGGTGCATACCCACCACCCCCGCCCGAGTTTCCCCCGCCACCCCCGCCACGGCCCGCTGCCAGCAAGCTGGGTGCCCTCTCGCTGGGCTCCTTCAGCAAGGCGGCCAGCAAGGACAATGTCTTCgggcagagctgcctggctgCCCTCTCCACtgcctgccaaaacatgatcgCGAGCCTGGGCGCTCCCAACCTCAACGTCACCTTCAACAAGAAGAGCCCGGCCGAGGCCAAGCGCAAGCTCAGCCAGGCCGAGCCTGACCCGCCACCTGCTGCCCCGGACTACTTCCCAGCAGGGCCGCCAGTAGGTGGGGGTGGCACGGGCAAAGCAGCGGgcactgccccgctgctgcctgcGGAGAGCAGCCTCTCGCCCGGCTACGCGCTGGAGCCGGTGGCCGGTGGCGAGGGCAAGGCGGGTGGCGGGCGGGGTCGGGGTCGCCGGAAACGGGACAGTGGGCACGTCAGTCCCGGCACGTTTTTTGAGAAGTTCTCAGCTGCCGAGGGCGGGGGAGCCGGTGTCAGCCCAGGGCAGCCGGCAGTGCCGGTGGCGGCGGGGGCCCcgccgggggctgcgggcgcTGAGCGCGGTGGAGGCACCCCTCACGACAAGCCCCTGACCTCCCCATCCTGGGGCAAGGGCAGTGAACTGTTGCTGGCGGAGCAGCCCGACCTGATGTCCTCCCTGGACAGCGGCATCCAGAGCGTGACCAAGTCAGACGGCAGCTCCCCGCACGTGGACTTTCCTGACGAGGTCAGCACCAGCTATGGCAACGAGGACGAGGTGTCCTCCAGCTCCGACAATGCCACCTCCAAGCCCACCCGTAGCCCGCTGCTGGGTGGTTCGCCCAAGCTGCCCCGTGGGGAGCACGCACTTCTCAACGGACAGAAGCCCCTGGCCCTTGGCCTTCTCAGTACATCTACCTCGACCCCCGACAGCTATGGGCTCAGCACCACGGCGGGCGCTCACCCTGGCACGCCAAGCATGGAGCAGGTGCGGACCCCCACAAGCACCTCGGCCCAGGATGAGATCCACCCCCTGGAGATCCTGCAGGCACAGATCCAGCTCCAGCGGCAGCAGTTCAGC
The Passer domesticus isolate bPasDom1 chromosome 17, bPasDom1.hap1, whole genome shotgun sequence DNA segment above includes these coding regions:
- the MN1 gene encoding transcriptional activator MN1, whose translation is MFGLEQFEPQNSGRSGGQAERGFGQPGLSMSAHFKAPAFPGGGPAPADPALGALGEPPLLGMNMSLAGDGYGFPGRGPAELHGGGMQPPVHGFFGGQQPHGGPGGAPHPHQHPPHFGGGFGPDPGASCVHGGRLLGYSGALGGQTAFADGYEHMAEGQSGEGFGQQRPGTLPDFQHHGAGAASHAVPAPCLPLDQSPNRAASFHGLPAAGSSEPHGLEPRRLPAQGGVDSLEYNYPGDGPAGHFELPVFSPSEPEGQLPHYGGGRQVPAGGSFAGAPALPRAPGMAVAKAHPPQQHGVFFERFGGARKMSAGLEPGANARHPLMQQQQQPPPPPQAPQQPPGLLARQNSCPPAIPRQQQTEANAPNSNLQDNGPIMQNQHAQFEYPIHRLENRNMHPYTDPVFNMQHPPPQQPPNQRLQHFDAPYVSVAKRPRFDFPNTPGVERCASWGGGMHGPAMESHLSPTAYPGLPGEFTPPAPEAFGGPLPHGGPEHPALAQRQNAALVMKQMASRSQQRLRPPSLQQLGHHGEVGAPGSLPPPAFEREAGGGRSFDAPAPHLAPDSAWFAGPPPPGELLPRRLAAPGLPAEAAPHELGLQPGGPAVLFRPGASGLGLQEPLRMAGEGPAQALPSPGVHPPFTPTMGGLSQLQSPGSGVALPSAPAERRGPADFAAQPGFPFGAAARQPAAHGAAPALSASPGAYPPPPPEFPPPPPPRPAASKLGALSLGSFSKAASKDNVFGQSCLAALSTACQNMIASLGAPNLNVTFNKKSPAEAKRKLSQAEPDPPPAAPDYFPAGPPVGGGGTGKAAGTAPLLPAESSLSPGYALEPVAGGEGKAGGGRGRGRRKRDSGHVSPGTFFEKFSAAEGGGAGVSPGQPAVPVAAGAPPGAAGAERGGGTPHDKPLTSPSWGKGSELLLAEQPDLMSSLDSGIQSVTKSDGSSPHVDFPDEVSTSYGNEDEVSSSSDNATSKPTRSPLLGGSPKLPRGEHALLNGQKPLALGLLSTSTSTPDSYGLSTTAGAHPGTPSMEQVRTPTSTSAQDEIHPLEILQAQIQLQRQQFSISEDQPLGLKSKKGECAGQNGDSDLGSCCSEGVKGTMSTIDLDSLMAEHNSTWYLPGEKALMEGQEEDKPMAPWEKPKPPNPSKEAHDLPPSKPSAAAAQTGTHLQCLSVHCTDDVGEAKGRTAVPTWRSLHSDISNRFGTFVAALT